The Micromonospora krabiensis genome window below encodes:
- a CDS encoding DUF4314 domain-containing protein has protein sequence MTSYKAGQRVVLVRTSDPHTLLRPGDTGTVRRHDQRHNIVEVTWDSGSTLSMCLDVGDRIAPVTTTPPRPGGLVGEATGWAAALQRMRAAGTEAGRTAAEWWAQDTIGARVGGDTRLAARRILAGIADGDPAVLDALPHFSSAGESVDIAGWELFADATGDTTGWFGLRIQQRDEAMAVYRDAYDTAATDRVADLCHLAASPTGRDVSHLHPDRVRIGDVGVFAGDWARTTGPDGDDRIEVGFVGTLIDHWNGWAVFSCTRPVAEAIVADQQRHRDQYRHRLREQGVPADDLDRRVDAELADLSFDGDVIVADQRALSDDPEAIERITPDGDGRYVVMGRSWCWEAVDPYACDRIVGDLPDTDQA, from the coding sequence CACCGTCCGCCGCCACGACCAGCGGCACAACATCGTCGAGGTCACCTGGGACAGCGGCTCGACACTGTCGATGTGCCTCGACGTCGGCGACCGCATCGCACCGGTCACCACCACCCCGCCTCGCCCCGGCGGCCTGGTCGGCGAGGCCACCGGATGGGCCGCCGCGCTGCAGCGGATGCGCGCCGCCGGCACCGAAGCCGGACGCACCGCCGCCGAGTGGTGGGCGCAGGACACCATCGGCGCCCGCGTCGGCGGCGACACCCGCCTGGCCGCGCGCCGAATCCTCGCCGGCATTGCGGACGGCGATCCCGCCGTCCTCGACGCCCTGCCCCACTTCTCCTCGGCGGGAGAGTCGGTCGACATCGCCGGGTGGGAGCTGTTCGCCGACGCCACCGGCGACACCACGGGCTGGTTCGGGCTGCGCATCCAGCAGCGCGACGAGGCGATGGCCGTCTACCGCGACGCCTACGACACCGCCGCCACCGACCGCGTCGCTGACCTGTGTCACCTCGCGGCCAGCCCCACCGGCCGCGACGTGTCCCACCTGCACCCCGACCGGGTCCGTATCGGCGACGTCGGCGTGTTCGCAGGCGACTGGGCGCGCACCACCGGCCCCGACGGCGACGACCGGATCGAGGTCGGGTTCGTCGGCACCCTGATCGACCACTGGAACGGGTGGGCGGTGTTCTCCTGCACCCGCCCGGTGGCCGAGGCGATCGTCGCCGACCAGCAGCGCCACCGCGACCAGTACCGCCACCGCCTGCGCGAGCAGGGCGTACCAGCCGACGACCTGGACCGGCGGGTCGACGCGGAACTGGCCGACCTGTCCTTCGACGGCGACGTCATCGTCGCCGACCAGCGCGCCCTGTCCGACGACCCGGAAGCCATCGAACGCATCACCCCCGACGGCGACGGCCGGTACGTGGTGATGGGCCGCAGCTGGTGCTGGGAGGCCGTCGACCCGTACGCCTGCGACCGGATCGTCGGCGACCTGCCCGACACCGACCAGGCATAG